The window GCATCGGCGATATCCTCCACCTGCCCAATGCGTCCCAGCGCGGCCATTTGCGCCATCTGCTGAATCTGCTCATCGGATTTGCCATCGCGAAAAAGTTCGGTGTCCACCGGCCCCGGAGCTACGGCGTTAACGGTGATTTTTCGTTCCCCTAATTCTTTGGCCAGCACCCGGGTAATTTGATCGACAGCCCCTTTGCTGGCGGCATAGATGCTATAGCCGGGCAACATCATGCGCGTCACGGCCGATGAAATGTTGATGATCCTGCCGCCCTCAGAAAGTCGGCGTGCTGCCTGTTGACATGCAAAAAATGTCCCTTTTACGTTGATGGCAAACAGCTGGTCATATTCTGCCTCATCGATGTCGGCGACATCTTTGCTGATGCGGATACCGGCATTATTGACTAAAATATCAAAACGGCCAAAGTGTTCAATGGCTTGATCGAAAAGCCGTTGAATATCTGCAGGTTTTGAAACATCCGCCTGTAGTGCAATGGCGTCACCGCCGGCAGTCTTGATTTCCGCCTTAACCTCTTCAGCGCCAGCCGCATTATTGACATAGTTGATTGCCACGGCCGCGCCATCGTGGCCTAATCGTAAGGCTAACGCCCGCCCGATCCCGCGCGAGGCGCCGGTCACTATCGCAATTTTACCTGACAATTTTGGGGAACTCATATAGATCTCCTTTTATGGATCCAATTTTAGTTCAAAATAAGATGGATTATAAAGGGGATTATAGCGATACGCTTTTATCGGTTGAAAACCCAGCGAACGATATAGCGCCTGTGCTGCCGTCATGGATTCGATGGTATCAAGGCGCATCCGTTTATAACCAGCAGCACGCGCCCAGTCAATGACGGCCTCTGCCAGCGCCCGCCCAATTTTTTGGCTGCGATAACCCGGAGCGACGTACAGCCGCTTCATTTCGCAAATCCCTTTGCCCAGGGACCGCAGAGCCACGCACCCTACAACTTCATCAGCCTTTTCAGCCAGAAGAATACAGCCTTTTGGCGGCGCATAATCCCCTGGAAGTGACGCCAGCTCACGGCTGAAACCTTGAAATTCAAGATCAAAACCCAAAGCGCCCGCATACTGCTGAAACAGATGGCGTGCCCATCGATAATGATCTTCCGTTTGCGCCGGGTTGATTCGGGTCATGGTTTTCTCGGGGTCTTCGTAATGCGCCCTTTCTGATGTTGAAACCCGTTTTAACCAATGAGGCGTTGAAACAGACTTAAATAATCATCCTTGGCCATGGGCCGCGGATTATCAATATTGCTGCCGTTTTTAAAAGAGTTCACTGCCAGCTCTTCGATGTCCCCTTTTTGAACACCCAGCGAGCTGAATTCAGGCAGCTGCACATCGGCGGCCAGTTGCTGGACGGCCCTGACGGCCTGACGGGCGCCATCATCCACATCTTCATAGGTCAGCCCCATGGCTCCGGCAATGCGGGCATATCTTTCTTTGCAATATTCCATGTTATATTCCATCACAGCCGGCAAAACCACCGCATTGCAAACCCCGTGGGCGGCGTCATATTTTCCGCCGAGCGCCTCAGCCACGCAATGGACGGCGGCAACATCGGAGTGGCTGAAGGCAATTCCGGCCAACACGCTGCCCAGAAGCATCCCCGCCCGGGCTTCCAGGTCGTCGCCTCTAATTACCGCGTTTCTGAGATGGGCTGTAATCAATTCAGTTGCATAAAGCGCGGCGGCATCCGCCAATGGCTCTGAGGCTTTGGCCGTAAATGCTTCGATCGCATGCGTTAAAGCATCCATACCGGTCGCTGCAGTTAGTTCGGGCGGCATGGTCAGCGTCATCTCAGGATCAACCAACGCCACCTGCGGCGCAATTCTGGCATCTTTAATGCTGAATTTGTATTTATCACTGCTATCGGTGATCACCGAACTGAAGGTCACCTCACTGCCGGTCCCGGCGGTTGTCGGAATGGCAATCAACGGCAGCACATCAGGACCTATTTTGCCAGGGCCTTCGTAATCGCGGACCGCCCCGCCCTGACGTGATACCACCGCAATGGCTTTGGCACAATCGATTGGGCTGCCGCCGCCGATGGCCACCAGCGCATCTGCGCCGAACTGGCGGGCCATTTCAGTGCCCTCCTGCACGTTGTAATCTTTTGGATTGGGTTCAACCCGGTCAAAAAGGGTCCATTTCAGCTGATGCGCTTCCAGTAAATCATATACCTGTTGAAGCAAACCGGAACGCACAACACCTTCATCACTGACCAAAACCAGACGCTTCCACTTTTCATCTTTAATCACATCAACCAGGCGTTTGGTGACGCCGACGCCGTAAACGATTTTAGTCGGCAACTCAAAGCTGAAAGAATTCAATAGGTTCATCGTCAAATATTCCTTTCCATACTTTTTTTATCTCAACCGATTTTAAAAACCTCCTGTGGTTAGTCGTCGGGTTCAAAGGTTCAGCGTTCAGAGGTTATGCGGCTAAATAACTGCAAAAGAAGAAGGGTTGCTTAGATTTGAAACCTTTGAACCATGAACCTTGAACCTTGAACCCTGAACCTGTTTTTTGATACCCAAGGCGGTATCATTTTATAA of the Desulfobacterales bacterium genome contains:
- a CDS encoding SDR family oxidoreductase; protein product: MSSPKLSGKIAIVTGASRGIGRALALRLGHDGAAVAINYVNNAAGAEEVKAEIKTAGGDAIALQADVSKPADIQRLFDQAIEHFGRFDILVNNAGIRISKDVADIDEAEYDQLFAINVKGTFFACQQAARRLSEGGRIINISSAVTRMMLPGYSIYAASKGAVDQITRVLAKELGERKITVNAVAPGPVDTELFRDGKSDEQIQQMAQMAALGRIGQVEDIADAVAFLASDNARWITGQCIHVNGGFV
- a CDS encoding GNAT family N-acetyltransferase, translated to MTRINPAQTEDHYRWARHLFQQYAGALGFDLEFQGFSRELASLPGDYAPPKGCILLAEKADEVVGCVALRSLGKGICEMKRLYVAPGYRSQKIGRALAEAVIDWARAAGYKRMRLDTIESMTAAQALYRSLGFQPIKAYRYNPLYNPSYFELKLDP
- a CDS encoding iron-containing alcohol dehydrogenase; this translates as MNLLNSFSFELPTKIVYGVGVTKRLVDVIKDEKWKRLVLVSDEGVVRSGLLQQVYDLLEAHQLKWTLFDRVEPNPKDYNVQEGTEMARQFGADALVAIGGGSPIDCAKAIAVVSRQGGAVRDYEGPGKIGPDVLPLIAIPTTAGTGSEVTFSSVITDSSDKYKFSIKDARIAPQVALVDPEMTLTMPPELTAATGMDALTHAIEAFTAKASEPLADAAALYATELITAHLRNAVIRGDDLEARAGMLLGSVLAGIAFSHSDVAAVHCVAEALGGKYDAAHGVCNAVVLPAVMEYNMEYCKERYARIAGAMGLTYEDVDDGARQAVRAVQQLAADVQLPEFSSLGVQKGDIEELAVNSFKNGSNIDNPRPMAKDDYLSLFQRLIG